One region of Armigeres subalbatus isolate Guangzhou_Male chromosome 3, GZ_Asu_2, whole genome shotgun sequence genomic DNA includes:
- the LOC134227801 gene encoding serine/threonine-protein phosphatase Pgam5, mitochondrial-like isoform X2 produces MGLGMRMRKVGSMAIVAAGGAAGFWFLQRTYNERKAFNSWTTNFEPSTCAKWDFNWDHRDPRSLVKPSSDLSDPAAQNRFNEKLDKKRSKVVRHLILVRHGQYNMDGRTDLERFLTEKGRKQAAISGERLKVLGIEFDKIVRSTMTRAQETAKIMSISLPELKMYDDSLLEEGAPVPPEPPVGHWRPEASFFEDGARIEAAFRKYFHRADPDQKQDTYTLIVCHANVIRYFVCRALQLPPEAWLRISLGHASLTWISILDDGRVTLRTLGETGHMPREMLSR; encoded by the exons ATGGGTCTTGGAATGCGAATGAGGAAAGTGGGTTCGATGGCGATAGTCGCGGCTGGCGGAGCTGCCGGATTTTGGTTTCTACAACGCACCTACAATGAACGGAAAGCATTTAATTCATGGACCACCAATTTTGAACCATCTACCTGTGCCAAATGGGATTTCAATTGGGACCA ccGGGATCCAAGAAGTTTAGTGAAACCGTCATCGGACTTATCGGATCCTGCAGCTCAAAATCGTTTCAATGAAAAGCTCGATAAGAAAAGATCCAAAGTCGTACGGCATTTGATTTTGGTACGACACGGCCAGTACAACATGGACGGTCGGACGGACCTCGAACGGTTCTTGACGGAGAAAGGCCGAAAGCAGGCTGCCATTAGTGGAGAGCGTCTGAAAGTTTTAGGAATCGAGTTCGATAAAATCGTTCGCTCGACGATGACTCGAGCTCAAGAAACTGCCAAAATTATGTCTATTTCATTGCCTGAGTTGAAGATGTATGACGATTCTCTGTTGGAGGAGGGCGCGCCGGTCCCTCCAGAGCCGCCGGTTGGACATTGGCGGCCAGAGGCTTCG TTCTTCGAAGACGGAGCGCGTATCGAAGCCGCTTTCCGGAAGTATTTTCATCGAGCGGACCCGGATCAGAAGCAGGACACTTACACCCTGATTGTGTGCCACGCCAACGTAATTCGGTACTTTGTATGCCGAGCTTTGCAGCTGCCACCGGAGGCTTGGCTGAGGATATCGCTCGGCCATGCCTCACTGACGTGGATATCGATTTTGGATGACGGTAGGGTGACTCTGCGGACCCTTGGCGAGACTGGCCATATGCCTCGGGAGATGCTGAGTAGGTAA
- the LOC134227801 gene encoding serine/threonine-protein phosphatase Pgam5, mitochondrial-like isoform X1 — protein MGLGMRMRKVGSMAIVAAGGAAGFWFLQRTYNERKAFNSWTTNFEPSTCAKWDFNWDHRDPRSLVKPSSDLSDPAAQNRFNEKLDKKRSKVVRHLILVRHGQYNMDGRTDLERFLTEKGRKQAAISGERLKVLGIEFDKIVRSTMTRAQETAKIMSISLPELKMYDDSLLEEGAPVPPEPPVGHWRPEASQFFEDGARIEAAFRKYFHRADPDQKQDTYTLIVCHANVIRYFVCRALQLPPEAWLRISLGHASLTWISILDDGRVTLRTLGETGHMPREMLSR, from the exons ATGGGTCTTGGAATGCGAATGAGGAAAGTGGGTTCGATGGCGATAGTCGCGGCTGGCGGAGCTGCCGGATTTTGGTTTCTACAACGCACCTACAATGAACGGAAAGCATTTAATTCATGGACCACCAATTTTGAACCATCTACCTGTGCCAAATGGGATTTCAATTGGGACCA ccGGGATCCAAGAAGTTTAGTGAAACCGTCATCGGACTTATCGGATCCTGCAGCTCAAAATCGTTTCAATGAAAAGCTCGATAAGAAAAGATCCAAAGTCGTACGGCATTTGATTTTGGTACGACACGGCCAGTACAACATGGACGGTCGGACGGACCTCGAACGGTTCTTGACGGAGAAAGGCCGAAAGCAGGCTGCCATTAGTGGAGAGCGTCTGAAAGTTTTAGGAATCGAGTTCGATAAAATCGTTCGCTCGACGATGACTCGAGCTCAAGAAACTGCCAAAATTATGTCTATTTCATTGCCTGAGTTGAAGATGTATGACGATTCTCTGTTGGAGGAGGGCGCGCCGGTCCCTCCAGAGCCGCCGGTTGGACATTGGCGGCCAGAGGCTTCG CAGTTCTTCGAAGACGGAGCGCGTATCGAAGCCGCTTTCCGGAAGTATTTTCATCGAGCGGACCCGGATCAGAAGCAGGACACTTACACCCTGATTGTGTGCCACGCCAACGTAATTCGGTACTTTGTATGCCGAGCTTTGCAGCTGCCACCGGAGGCTTGGCTGAGGATATCGCTCGGCCATGCCTCACTGACGTGGATATCGATTTTGGATGACGGTAGGGTGACTCTGCGGACCCTTGGCGAGACTGGCCATATGCCTCGGGAGATGCTGAGTAGGTAA
- the LOC134220055 gene encoding calmodulin-like isoform X3, with translation MTRQTNDPNDQQPEQNELESSQNTQSDQSNNHPTQRLGGTTSDFSVSSIASNRSMPRQQEDNPNQPISDCSSLDGNVFVDGTATSGAHQKTRRSQTSESITSSNFNYSLNRRFISKNQMKEFREAFRLFDKDNDGSITKEELGTVMRSLGQFARVEELQEMLLEIDVDGDGNVSFEEFVDIMSNMTDTVAETSADQEERELRDAFRVFDKHNRGYITASDLRAVLQCLGEDLDEEEIEDMIKEVDVDGDGRIDFYEFVHALGEPEDSQEQDDEEEAVSPQSLSCDVHL, from the exons ATG ACCCGGCAAACCAACGACCCGAACGACCAGCAGCCAGAACAAAACGAACTGGAATCGAGTCAGAATACCCAGAGTGATCAGAGCAACAATCACCCCACCCAGCGATTGGGAGGAACCACCTCGGACTTCAGCGTTAGTTCCATAGCAAGCAATCGAAGTATGCCGCGACAGCAGGAGGACAACCCAAACCAACCGATCAGCGACTGTTCCAGTCTTGATGGAAACGTATTCGTCGACGGAACAGCCACCAGCGGAGCGCACCAGAAGACGCGTCGCTCACAAACCTCGGAATCGATCACCTCCAGCAACTTCAACTACAGTTTGAACCGACGATTCATTTCGAAGAACCAAATGAAAGAGTTCCGAGAAGCGTTCCGCCTGTTCGACAAGGACAACGACGGTTCGATCACTAAAGAAGAGCTGGGAACTGTGATGAGGTCGCTCGGGCAGTTTGCTCGAGTGGAAGAGTTACAAGAAATGCTACTGGAGATTGATGTGGATG GTGATGGAAACGTGAGTTTCGAAGAATTTGTCGACATCATGTCGAACATGACGGATACGGTGGCCGAAACGTCGGCCGACCAGGAGGAACGTGAACTGCGAGATGCCTTTCGTGTCTTCGATAAACACAACCGTGGTTATATTACGGCATCCGATCTACGGGCGGTTCTTCAGTGTCTAGGCGAAGATTTGGATGAGGAAGAAA TCGAGGATATGATCAAAGAAGTGGACGTCGATGGAGACGGACGTATTGATTTCTACGAATTTGTGCACGCTCTTGGAGAGCCGGAAGATTCACAAGAGCAAGACGATGAAGAGGAAGCTGTATCACCCCAGTCACTATCCTGTGATGTTCATCTCTAA
- the LOC134220055 gene encoding uncharacterized protein LOC134220055 isoform X2: MLRIAVRFPPTRQTNDPNDQQPEQNELESSQNTQSDQSNNHPTQRLGGTTSDFSVSSIASNRSMPRQQEDNPNQPISDCSSLDGNVFVDGTATSGAHQKTRRSQTSESITSSNFNYSLNRRFISKNQMKEFREAFRLFDKDNDGSITKEELGTVMRSLGQFARVEELQEMLLEIDVDGDGNVSFEEFVDIMSNMTDTVAETSADQEERELRDAFRVFDKHNRGYITASDLRAVLQCLGEDLDEEEIEDMIKEVDVDGDGRIDFYEFVHALGEPEDSQEQDDEEEAVSPQSLSCDVHL; the protein is encoded by the exons ATGTTACGGATCGCCGTCAGGTTCCCACCG ACCCGGCAAACCAACGACCCGAACGACCAGCAGCCAGAACAAAACGAACTGGAATCGAGTCAGAATACCCAGAGTGATCAGAGCAACAATCACCCCACCCAGCGATTGGGAGGAACCACCTCGGACTTCAGCGTTAGTTCCATAGCAAGCAATCGAAGTATGCCGCGACAGCAGGAGGACAACCCAAACCAACCGATCAGCGACTGTTCCAGTCTTGATGGAAACGTATTCGTCGACGGAACAGCCACCAGCGGAGCGCACCAGAAGACGCGTCGCTCACAAACCTCGGAATCGATCACCTCCAGCAACTTCAACTACAGTTTGAACCGACGATTCATTTCGAAGAACCAAATGAAAGAGTTCCGAGAAGCGTTCCGCCTGTTCGACAAGGACAACGACGGTTCGATCACTAAAGAAGAGCTGGGAACTGTGATGAGGTCGCTCGGGCAGTTTGCTCGAGTGGAAGAGTTACAAGAAATGCTACTGGAGATTGATGTGGATG GTGATGGAAACGTGAGTTTCGAAGAATTTGTCGACATCATGTCGAACATGACGGATACGGTGGCCGAAACGTCGGCCGACCAGGAGGAACGTGAACTGCGAGATGCCTTTCGTGTCTTCGATAAACACAACCGTGGTTATATTACGGCATCCGATCTACGGGCGGTTCTTCAGTGTCTAGGCGAAGATTTGGATGAGGAAGAAA TCGAGGATATGATCAAAGAAGTGGACGTCGATGGAGACGGACGTATTGATTTCTACGAATTTGTGCACGCTCTTGGAGAGCCGGAAGATTCACAAGAGCAAGACGATGAAGAGGAAGCTGTATCACCCCAGTCACTATCCTGTGATGTTCATCTCTAA
- the LOC134220055 gene encoding uncharacterized protein LOC134220055 isoform X1, which translates to MVRVSRKRMLDWSLRSLFCRTRQTNDPNDQQPEQNELESSQNTQSDQSNNHPTQRLGGTTSDFSVSSIASNRSMPRQQEDNPNQPISDCSSLDGNVFVDGTATSGAHQKTRRSQTSESITSSNFNYSLNRRFISKNQMKEFREAFRLFDKDNDGSITKEELGTVMRSLGQFARVEELQEMLLEIDVDGDGNVSFEEFVDIMSNMTDTVAETSADQEERELRDAFRVFDKHNRGYITASDLRAVLQCLGEDLDEEEIEDMIKEVDVDGDGRIDFYEFVHALGEPEDSQEQDDEEEAVSPQSLSCDVHL; encoded by the exons ACCCGGCAAACCAACGACCCGAACGACCAGCAGCCAGAACAAAACGAACTGGAATCGAGTCAGAATACCCAGAGTGATCAGAGCAACAATCACCCCACCCAGCGATTGGGAGGAACCACCTCGGACTTCAGCGTTAGTTCCATAGCAAGCAATCGAAGTATGCCGCGACAGCAGGAGGACAACCCAAACCAACCGATCAGCGACTGTTCCAGTCTTGATGGAAACGTATTCGTCGACGGAACAGCCACCAGCGGAGCGCACCAGAAGACGCGTCGCTCACAAACCTCGGAATCGATCACCTCCAGCAACTTCAACTACAGTTTGAACCGACGATTCATTTCGAAGAACCAAATGAAAGAGTTCCGAGAAGCGTTCCGCCTGTTCGACAAGGACAACGACGGTTCGATCACTAAAGAAGAGCTGGGAACTGTGATGAGGTCGCTCGGGCAGTTTGCTCGAGTGGAAGAGTTACAAGAAATGCTACTGGAGATTGATGTGGATG GTGATGGAAACGTGAGTTTCGAAGAATTTGTCGACATCATGTCGAACATGACGGATACGGTGGCCGAAACGTCGGCCGACCAGGAGGAACGTGAACTGCGAGATGCCTTTCGTGTCTTCGATAAACACAACCGTGGTTATATTACGGCATCCGATCTACGGGCGGTTCTTCAGTGTCTAGGCGAAGATTTGGATGAGGAAGAAA TCGAGGATATGATCAAAGAAGTGGACGTCGATGGAGACGGACGTATTGATTTCTACGAATTTGTGCACGCTCTTGGAGAGCCGGAAGATTCACAAGAGCAAGACGATGAAGAGGAAGCTGTATCACCCCAGTCACTATCCTGTGATGTTCATCTCTAA